The segment TGATTAAAATTATTTTTTAGTTCGTTTATTAAGGAGGCTCCAAGACTTTTATTAAAGCTATTTTTTTTAATATCGCTGTATTCAATAAAACTCCAGCCTATTTTTTTGTCTTCAACGTAGGAAAAATTAGCTATTACAGAACCCCACAATTTTATAGTTTCCATGGGCTTTGTTTTGTATAAGTGCTGTACTATTAACTCGTTTTTTGCTTTTTTTGATGTAAGATAGGCTGAAATAAAAAGGGTTTGTGGTTGAACATTCGGGTTTTGAAAATTTTGTGTTGAAGAAACAATCCCAGACAGAAGCGCTGTTGCAACAACATCTGTTATATAATTTGCATCTAGTTCTTTTAAGGCGCGAGTTAGTTTTTCTGAAGCCGTGTCCGGGGGGTTTCCTGAATGTATATTTAAAACATTGTTAGCAGTTGTGTGTTCAGGCATAAACATGCGATAACGCTCTTCGTTTGTTACACCCACAAAGACAGTGCCGTCGTGTTTGGGGAACTCTTTGTACTGCCCTTCGGTAAATTTTTGGATATTTAAAAAACGAAGCTGTTCAGGCAGGTTTTGACCTGTAAAATATATAGAAACATTTTTCCCCTCTTTTTTTGCGACCAGCGCCAAGGCATAAGAAGATACAAGGTTGTCTATTTTTTTATCATTGCCCGCAACAATGAGTATATTTTTGCAGGCATCTATAAAGTTTTTTAATGATAGTGAAAAATTATTCATTGTAATGTTGTTGTTTTTGGTTAATAATCTAAAATACAGGATATTGTCGGGCGTGTCAAAGCTTTTTACTTAAATAAAATTTATGAAACAAAAAATATTTAAATCAGTATCCGTAGAAGAAACTAAAAAAATAGCAGCACATGTTTTAGATGTTTTTTGGGATAAAAAAAGAAGCAATGCTTTAGTTGTCGGCTTAACAGGCGAGCTTGGGGCAGGGAAGACACATTTTGCGCAAGGGGTTGCAGAACATTTAGGCCTTAAGCGAAATATAACAAGCCCAACATTTGTTATAATGAAGAAGTATGGTGTTAAGAAAGAGAATTTTAACACCAAAAAATTCTCTGATGTTAACTACTTGTATCATTTTGACTGTTATCGTGTTGGTTTGTCAAAAGAAGTACAGGATATCGGTTGGGATGAGATAGTATCTAATCTCGACAATATAGTTTTGGTTGAGTGGGCTGAAAGAATTAAAACTATTATGCCGGATAATTCCATATATATATCTATAGAAAACACAAGCGAGGACAGTAGGGTGCTTACTGTAAGTTTTTAAGGCAGTATTCTCAAAAGACACGTTCAATATTGGACATGTCTTTTATTTGTCCGAAAAGTTCTAAGTAAGTGTGGTAAAATAAAGTAAATATATGCCGAACAACAAAAAAATATTTTTAGTTGTAGACTCTAACTCCCTTTTTCACCGCGCTTATCATGCACTACCCAGGTTAATGACCCAAAAAGGTGAGTTAGTAAACGCTGTTTATGGGTTTAGTACAATTTTAATAAAAGCTCTAAAAGATTTTAAACCGGACTATTTGGCGGCAGCTTTTGATGTTTCCGGACCCACATTTCGTGACAATGAATTCGATGCGTATAAAGCCACGCGAGATAAAGCGCCTGACGAACTTTATGCGCAAATACCCCGGATTAAAGAGATGTTAGAGGCCTTTAATGTTCCTGTCTATGAAAAGGAGGGTTTTGAGGCAGACGATGTTATTGGGACAATTGCCGCAAAATTAGAAAAAGAACATTCGGACATACACACAATTATAGTAAGCGGTGATTTGGACACACTTCAGCTGGTTTCCAAAAGTACCAGTGTTTATACAATGAAAAAAAGTGTTACCGAAACGGTTGTTTATAATGTAAGGGCCGTGAAGGAAAGGTTTGGGTTAGACCCAAAACAGCTTGCAGATTATAAGGGGCTTCGCGGAGATACTTCAGACAACATA is part of the Candidatus Spechtbacterales bacterium genome and harbors:
- the tsaE gene encoding tRNA (adenosine(37)-N6)-threonylcarbamoyltransferase complex ATPase subunit type 1 TsaE produces the protein MKQKIFKSVSVEETKKIAAHVLDVFWDKKRSNALVVGLTGELGAGKTHFAQGVAEHLGLKRNITSPTFVIMKKYGVKKENFNTKKFSDVNYLYHFDCYRVGLSKEVQDIGWDEIVSNLDNIVLVEWAERIKTIMPDNSIYISIENTSEDSRVLTVSF